CTGAGCGCCGTAGGTTGCGGCTTAAGGATGCTACCAGGCGGCAATACAATTGCGGGTAAAGCAAGGTTCACAAAAACAAAAAAGCAGCTATGAAACTTCATAGCTGCTTTTCTTTCGCTCCCCCTGTTGGACTTGAACCAACGACCCTCTGATTAACAGTCAGATGCTCTAACCAACTGAGCTAAGGAGGAATTTCCCGACCCGTTTTGTATCGGATGGGGTGCAAAAATAGGAGATAATCTTTTCCGGCAAAATTTTTTTTCGCTTGTTTTTTATCTGAAGATGTCAAGCCAGTTATTCTCCTCAAACCCAATGAAGATGCCGGCTTCACGGGTTTCTACAGGATAGACTTTCAGGTAGTATCCTTCGCCGGTAATGTTGCGTCCATTGTCTAAGCTAAACTTGTAGCGGTGCAGCGGGCAAACGATGTTTCCCAAAGCGTCTAAAAAGCCATTGGCCAATATTCCGCTGGCATGCGGGCATTTGTGTGCGCATGCTTTTATGCTGTCTTGAATGCGTGCTAGCGTTACTGTTTTACTACCCACCTCTACCACGGCCAGTCCGTTTGGCTGCCAGCCAATTGCATCTATATGATCTGTGAGCTTGTGCCACTTAATCTTCTTTTCAGCCATTAATAAAAGTATTCTGACTTGTACGGGTAACGGATCTGGTACATATCCCGCACCTTGTTCAATATCGTTTGGCGCAACTCGTCGATGTTGCTGCGTTCAAGGGCAGATACAAATACACAATTGCCTTGCGTCAGGTTTTGCCACTTCTGTTTCAGGTCGCTGCGTATCTCTTCTTTTACATCGTCTTCCAGCCATTGGTCGAAGGTGTTCTGCTCGTACAGGTCCATCTTATTGAAGATGGTAAGCATAGGTTTATCAAAGGCTTTCAGTTCCTGCAGCGTCTTGTTTACCACAGCGTATTGGTCTTCGTGTTGCGGGTGCGAAATGTCTACCACGTGCAGCAGGATATCTGCTTCACGCACCTCGTCAAGTGTACTTTTAAAACTTTCTACCAGGTGGTGAGGCAATTTCCGGATGAAACCTACAGTATCGCTCAGCAGGAAA
This region of Aridibaculum aurantiacum genomic DNA includes:
- a CDS encoding Rieske (2Fe-2S) protein; this encodes MAEKKIKWHKLTDHIDAIGWQPNGLAVVEVGSKTVTLARIQDSIKACAHKCPHASGILANGFLDALGNIVCPLHRYKFSLDNGRNITGEGYYLKVYPVETREAGIFIGFEENNWLDIFR